Within Pseudomonas cichorii, the genomic segment CGCTATTGGGATCTGTACCGCGACGAAGACATCCCGCTGCCGATGGCTCACGCCGATCAGGATGAACTGGACCCGCACTCGCAACGTTTGCTCAAGGTGTATGACCTGTGGGACAAGCCGTTGCCTGTGGACAAGATTCGCGATGCCCGCCGTGCCTACTTCGGTGCTTGCAGCTATATCGACGACAACGTCGGCAAACTGCTGCAAACCCTCGAAGAAACGGGCTTGGCCGAAGACACCATCATCGTGTTCTCGGGCGATCACGGCGACATGCTGGGCGAGCGTGGTCTCTGGTACAAAATGCACTGGTTCGAGATGTCGGCGCGGGTGCCGCTGCTGGTCTACGCGCCGGGCCACTTCAAGGCGGGCCGCGTGAGTGCTTCGGTGTCCACCGCCGATCTGCTGCCGACCTTCGTCGATCTGGCTGAAGGACAACTGGACAGCGGCCTGCCGCTGGATGGCCGCTCGCTGCTGCCGCACCTGCAAGGCGAAGACGGCCACGACGAGGTATTCGGCGAATACATGGCCGAAGGCACCACCAGTCCCTTGATGATGATTCGTCGGGGCGCCTACAAATTCATCTACTCGGAACAGGACCCGTGCCTATTGTTCGATGTGGACAACGATCCAAAGGAACAGGAAGAACTGAGCCAGTCGCCTGTCCATCAACAGATATTCAATGATTTTCTGGCCGAAGCCCGTGCCAGATGGGACATACCGGCGATACACCACCAGGTGCTCGCCAGCCAGCGTCGTCGGCGTTTCGTCGCCAGCACACTGGCCATCGGCAAGCTGAAGAGTTGGGATCACCAGCCACTGGTCGACGCCAGTCAGCAGTACATGCGCAACCATATTGATCTGGACGATCTGGAGCGCAAGGCACGTTATCCACAACCTTGAACCCTGCCATCACCGAGAAAACCAAAAGGGTCATATCCATGAATAAGTTATCCACAGCGCTGGCAGTCGGTGTCATGACGTTATGCAGCCTGGCGGCGCATGCCGCTGACCAGAGTTGCAGCACGGTAAGAATGGCCGATCCTGGCTGGAGCGACATTGCCGCCACCAACGCCATTACCGGGTTGCTGCTCGATGGCCTGGGTTACAAGGCCAAGGTCGACACGTTGGCAGTGCCGATTGCCTTCGGCGGCCTCAAGGACGGCCAGCTTGATGTGTTTCTGGGTAACTGGATGCCTGCGCAACAAGGCTTCTACGACAAGTTCGTGGCCACCGGCGATGTGACCCAACTGGCCAAAAACCTGCAAGGCACCGAATTCACTCTGGCTGTGCCCGATTATGTGTGGGAAGCCGGTGTGCATGACTTCGCCGATCTGAACAAATTCGCCGACAAGTTCAGCAAGAAAATATACGGCATCGGCTCCGGCGCGCCAGCCAACCTGTCGCTGCAGGAGATCATCAAGAAAAACGAATTCGAGCTGGGCGACTGGAAACTGGTGGAGTCCAGCGAACAGGCCATGCTGGCCGAAGTGAACCGCAACGTGAAGAGAAAAGCCTTCGTCGTCTTCCTGGGCTGGACGCCGCACCCCATGAACGTACAGATCAAAGGCATGCGCTACCTCAAGGGCGGCGAGAAATACTTCGGTGAAACCGGTTCGGTCTACACCCTGACCCGCAAAGGCTACGCCGAAGCCTGCCCGAATGTGGGCAAACTGCTGACCAACCTGAGCTTCACCCTGGAAATGGAAAACAGCATCATGGCCGAGGTGGCGAATAAAAAAGTCAGCAATGCCGAGGCTGCCAAAGCCTGGATCAAGGCCAACCCGGCTGTCCTCGAGAAATGGCTCGACGGCGTGAAGACCATCGACGACAAGGATGCATTGGCGGCGGTGAAGGCGAAGTTGTAAAAACGGACTTCTCTCGCAGAGTCAGACCGGGTCTGTGGGAGTCTCGCCTAACCGATCACCGCGCCCTTCGGCCCACTGGCAATCAGGCTGGCACCACAGGCGGTTTTCATGCCATCCAGGGCAACGGGCGTTCCATCCACCGCATAAGTACTGCTGCCCTCGGCGATGGGGAAAATCCCTTTGCACAGAGGGCAACTGACTTTATGGCCCACACCGGCAATGGGCTTGCCGTTGAGGCTGGTTTGAGAGAAGGCTTCGAGGACGACGCCGCCGTGAGTGGTGGAGTCGCCCAGGCGGATGATGTCTTTCACTAAGTACTCCTTTTAATACCTACTTGACGGCATCAATGCGCATCGTATTTATCCTGAATATAAAAACACCTCCACTTATGCCAACCGTGTCAGGGAATTCATCGAAACTCTAATACTCTCTCCCACTCGCCAATTTTTTCAGCAAACTCCCTATCTACTCGTAAAGCATCAAGCTCTTTCATATAAATAGGGTCGTTTTTGATTTTCCTTTCGTCATCTTCACTCAACGCCATAGCCTTTCCACCCTTTTCATTGAGTAAGAAATTTTGAGCCGCGATATAATCATAAGCATCTACAATAGAGCTTTCCGCTGCACTTAAGCTTTCCTCTCCCTCCGAGAAAAACATAAGTAAATCAGAAAGTGCGTACATGTAGAGATTTTTAAATACCTCTTCAGTACTTGCGTCCTGCTCATCTACAACAGCAGAATCGATAATTTTAACAGTGGGTTTGATATTTATTTTATTGGAGTCTGAAGCAAGACATGCCCAAAGCTTATCCAGAAACAAGATGATATCTTTCGGAATATCGACCTTCATCTCCTTAAGCAAGCCACCAAATCGATCAAATGATCTCAGCAGTACAAAAAAAGAAACCTTCTCTGAGTTATTCATTTAAAACCCCACTATCTTTTACGTTTAACAGGTGAAACTGGGTTTGCACCATGATTAAGGATTGCTCCCTCACAAGAGCAACATATAGGGCGACTTGCAGCAATATCAACGACCTTCATGTCATTCTGCGCGGCATATCGGTTGATGATATTAACTTCAGCATGCCCCTCTGGGCCTGAGACATTAGGCACTGAAATAGGTGTGACCCCCAACAGACCGGCCTTTGCCCTCTGAGCCCCTGTCATTCTTCCACGACTGGATGCAGCCACAGTCTGAGTCTCCCCATTGGGGCTAGCCAGAACAGCTACAGCAATTGTTTCACTGTTGAACGCCCTCGGCGATCCACCGGGTTTTATAGATTCGCCATGTATACTGTGAGCCATTTTCTCTAATGGATTCATATTTGAGTCATATCGGCAGCGTGGGCTGAGACCTAACCTGTCAACCCACTCCACCGGATTCGGCGCATACGCATACAGGTTCAACCCACCCGCATACCCAATCGGATCCTTACTAATAAACCGCCCCACCCTCGGATCATAGTACCGATACCGGTTGTAATGCAGCCCAGTCTCGTGATCGTGGTACTGGCCCTGGAAGCGGATCGGGTTGGTCAGGCCGAGCTGTTGGGCTGAGGCCGAGCGTTGTTCCTTGATTTCTCCCCATGCCTTGTATTGCGCGCTCCAGGCGATGTTGCCGTCCTGGTCGGTGAGTTCCTGTGGCGTGCCCAGGTGGTCGCACTGGTACCAGGCCAGGGCGTCGAAGGGTTGGGCTTTTGGCCTGTGGTGCCACAGTGGGTCTTCGTCGAAGTTGTAGGGGCCGCTGTAGTCGGGCTGGTCGAGCAGGTTGATCGGGCTTTGGCGCAGGGCCTGGGCCACGGGCACGAAGCTGCCGGGTTCGTACAGGTAGTGCACGGTGCGGCCGGTGCCGCTTTCGTGCTGTGCCGGGCTGCTTTCCCAGGCGAGGGTGTCGCCGTCCCAGCCGTAGAGGGTGAAACCGCAGCCCAGTTCGCGTTGCTTGCGGGCGTGTTCGTTGCGGTTCCATTGCGAGCCCGCTTCGGGGCGGTGTTGGGTGTGCGCAGTCGAGTGCTTGTACAGACGGCGACCCAGGGCGTCGTAGGCGTAGTCCACTGCCAGGCGCGCATCGTCGAAATGCACCAGCCGGTCGAACAGGTCCCAG encodes:
- the betC gene encoding choline-sulfatase; amino-acid sequence: MKRKNILFIMADQMAAPMLPFYAASPVKMPNLSRLAAEGVVFDSAYCNSPLCAPSRFTLVSGQLPSRIGAYDNAADFPADIPTYAHYLRGLGYKTALSGKMHFCGPDQLHGYEERLTSDIYPADYGWAVNWDEPNVRPSWYHNMSSVLQAGPCVRTNQLDFDEEVVFKARQYLFDHVRQDGDAPFCLTVSMTHPHDPYTIPKRYWDLYRDEDIPLPMAHADQDELDPHSQRLLKVYDLWDKPLPVDKIRDARRAYFGACSYIDDNVGKLLQTLEETGLAEDTIIVFSGDHGDMLGERGLWYKMHWFEMSARVPLLVYAPGHFKAGRVSASVSTADLLPTFVDLAEGQLDSGLPLDGRSLLPHLQGEDGHDEVFGEYMAEGTTSPLMMIRRGAYKFIYSEQDPCLLFDVDNDPKEQEELSQSPVHQQIFNDFLAEARARWDIPAIHHQVLASQRRRRFVASTLAIGKLKSWDHQPLVDASQQYMRNHIDLDDLERKARYPQP
- a CDS encoding choline ABC transporter substrate-binding protein, translated to MNKLSTALAVGVMTLCSLAAHAADQSCSTVRMADPGWSDIAATNAITGLLLDGLGYKAKVDTLAVPIAFGGLKDGQLDVFLGNWMPAQQGFYDKFVATGDVTQLAKNLQGTEFTLAVPDYVWEAGVHDFADLNKFADKFSKKIYGIGSGAPANLSLQEIIKKNEFELGDWKLVESSEQAMLAEVNRNVKRKAFVVFLGWTPHPMNVQIKGMRYLKGGEKYFGETGSVYTLTRKGYAEACPNVGKLLTNLSFTLEMENSIMAEVANKKVSNAEAAKAWIKANPAVLEKWLDGVKTIDDKDALAAVKAKL
- a CDS encoding PAAR domain-containing protein, whose translation is MKDIIRLGDSTTHGGVVLEAFSQTSLNGKPIAGVGHKVSCPLCKGIFPIAEGSSTYAVDGTPVALDGMKTACGASLIASGPKGAVIG
- a CDS encoding RHS repeat domain-containing protein, encoding MHFDDARLAVDYAYDALGRRLYKHSTAHTQHRPEAGSQWNRNEHARKQRELGCGFTLYGWDGDTLAWESSPAQHESGTGRTVHYLYEPGSFVPVAQALRQSPINLLDQPDYSGPYNFDEDPLWHHRPKAQPFDALAWYQCDHLGTPQELTDQDGNIAWSAQYKAWGEIKEQRSASAQQLGLTNPIRFQGQYHDHETGLHYNRYRYYDPRVGRFISKDPIGYAGGLNLYAYAPNPVEWVDRLGLSPRCRYDSNMNPLEKMAHSIHGESIKPGGSPRAFNSETIAVAVLASPNGETQTVAASSRGRMTGAQRAKAGLLGVTPISVPNVSGPEGHAEVNIINRYAAQNDMKVVDIAASRPICCSCEGAILNHGANPVSPVKRKR